The following proteins are co-located in the Chryseobacterium daecheongense genome:
- the tilS gene encoding tRNA lysidine(34) synthetase TilS, with amino-acid sequence MLKKLSIKEQLQNLVNSPEKHNYLLAVSGGADSMVLAFLFSNLGLNFQIAHINYKLRGKNSDSDQKVVQDFCQANDIRFHLYEVSEEDQQPENSIQLWARELRYQFFKKVQEAEKLEYLVTAHHLNDQLETFIINLSKAAGINGLSGIPANENKILRPLLGYSKEEIYSFAKENNIEYREDASNKKNDYLRNKIRNEIVPKLLETNDHFLENFKKSSSYLNQAKDFIQKQIEEVENSISTFNLEKRILSKQKLAKESDFIKFEILKKYGFNKEKEIRKIFTASTGSSFFSNDYQLMVNRDELIIINKVDKKEEEQIILIEKFDFNKVSVDINLATFITDSSEHSKSFKWSFDAEQLQFPLILRKKEEGDLFYPLLFSGKKKVSKFFKDEKLSILAKQKIWVLADGNKNVLGIIPYRQDRRFVCTEKTKHTLNLFNEK; translated from the coding sequence ATGTTGAAAAAATTAAGTATTAAAGAACAGCTGCAAAATCTGGTTAACTCACCCGAAAAACACAATTATCTTTTAGCGGTAAGCGGAGGTGCAGATTCCATGGTTTTAGCTTTTCTATTCAGTAATCTGGGTCTTAATTTTCAGATTGCACATATCAATTACAAACTTCGGGGTAAGAACTCTGATTCGGATCAGAAAGTTGTTCAGGATTTTTGCCAGGCCAATGACATCAGATTTCATTTATATGAGGTTTCGGAAGAAGATCAACAACCTGAAAATTCCATTCAGCTTTGGGCCAGGGAACTCCGGTATCAATTTTTTAAAAAGGTACAAGAGGCTGAAAAGCTGGAATACCTGGTAACCGCACATCACCTGAATGATCAACTAGAAACATTCATCATTAATCTGTCAAAAGCAGCAGGGATTAACGGATTGAGCGGCATTCCTGCTAATGAGAACAAAATCCTGCGCCCTCTTTTAGGTTATTCCAAAGAAGAGATTTATAGTTTTGCAAAAGAAAACAATATTGAATACAGAGAAGATGCGTCTAATAAAAAAAACGATTACTTAAGAAACAAAATCAGAAATGAAATTGTCCCGAAACTTCTTGAAACTAATGATCATTTTTTAGAAAATTTTAAAAAAAGCTCTTCTTACCTGAATCAGGCAAAAGATTTTATACAAAAACAAATAGAAGAAGTAGAAAATAGTATTTCTACATTTAACCTGGAAAAGAGAATCTTATCTAAGCAAAAGCTGGCTAAAGAAAGTGATTTTATAAAGTTCGAAATTTTAAAAAAATACGGATTCAACAAAGAAAAAGAAATCAGGAAAATTTTCACCGCCTCTACAGGAAGTTCTTTTTTTTCCAATGATTATCAACTGATGGTTAATCGGGATGAACTTATCATAATCAATAAGGTTGATAAAAAAGAGGAAGAACAGATAATTTTAATTGAAAAGTTTGATTTCAATAAAGTTTCAGTTGATATCAATCTTGCCACATTCATTACAGACAGTAGTGAGCACAGCAAGAGTTTCAAATGGTCTTTTGATGCAGAACAGCTTCAATTCCCATTAATTTTAAGGAAAAAAGAGGAAGGTGATTTATTTTATCCATTACTCTTTTCGGGAAAAAAGAAAGTTTCCAAGTTTTTTAAGGATGAAAAATTATCTATTTTAGCGAAGCAAAAAATTTGGGTATTGGCGGACGGCAATAAAAACGTCTTAGGCATTATTCCTTACAGACAAGACAGAAGATTTGTGTGTACAGAAAAAACAAAGCATACCCTAAACCTTTTTAATGAAAAGTAA
- a CDS encoding C40 family peptidase, whose amino-acid sequence MNKGICIVTVAPVRAENSDKAEIVTEILFGESADILEVNKNWTKIKMHYDGYEGWMDTKQIKPVSDEELEKRKVTLITEDFSSVLMNDGKTLLSMGSEVEFPAVASRRSHDIRESIALTAKEFLNVPYLWGGKSFFAVDCSGFTQLVYKVHDIKLPRDTYQQAEVGEPLTFVEESQPGDLAFFENAEGKIIHVGIMLENQKIIHASGKVRIDTLDSSGIFNKELNSHTHKLRVIKKVL is encoded by the coding sequence ATGAATAAAGGAATCTGTATTGTTACTGTAGCTCCTGTCCGTGCAGAAAACTCGGACAAAGCAGAGATTGTAACAGAAATATTGTTTGGTGAAAGTGCTGATATTTTGGAAGTGAATAAAAACTGGACCAAAATAAAAATGCATTATGATGGCTATGAAGGATGGATGGATACTAAACAGATAAAACCGGTATCAGACGAAGAACTTGAAAAGAGAAAAGTTACTCTGATTACGGAAGATTTCTCCTCTGTATTGATGAATGATGGTAAAACATTGCTTTCTATGGGATCAGAAGTTGAATTTCCGGCTGTGGCTTCAAGGAGAAGTCATGATATTCGGGAAAGCATTGCTTTAACGGCAAAAGAATTTCTTAATGTTCCTTATTTATGGGGAGGAAAAAGCTTTTTTGCGGTAGATTGTTCAGGCTTTACACAATTGGTGTATAAAGTTCACGACATCAAGCTTCCGAGAGATACCTATCAGCAGGCAGAGGTGGGGGAACCTTTAACCTTTGTTGAGGAAAGTCAGCCCGGAGACCTGGCATTCTTTGAAAATGCCGAAGGGAAAATTATTCACGTTGGAATTATGTTAGAAAATCAGAAGATCATTCATGCCTCTGGTAAGGTAAGAATTGACACCCTTGATTCCTCCGGAATTTTCAATAAGGAATTGAACAGTCATACCCATAAATTAAGAGTGATTAAAAAAGTTTTGTAA
- a CDS encoding DUF1648 domain-containing protein, translated as MSGKPLLIVNILLLISIWIFTGWKYAELPEIIPTHFMVNGRIDGYDHKRTIWILSSIATFLSFILFAVTRDPNSPMLTIPDHFRNKKSLELFAYSILLPLLLLFGYTLLETVWIAENRTSTLGNMFFVFLGLMILVIGTNIFVMFKKGKYDKIQK; from the coding sequence ATGTCTGGTAAACCATTACTCATTGTAAATATTCTCTTGCTTATTTCAATTTGGATTTTTACCGGATGGAAATATGCAGAATTACCGGAAATTATTCCTACTCATTTTATGGTTAACGGAAGAATTGACGGTTACGATCATAAAAGGACAATTTGGATTTTATCTTCTATTGCTACCTTCTTATCTTTTATTCTTTTTGCGGTTACCAGAGATCCCAACTCTCCCATGCTTACTATTCCGGATCACTTCCGAAATAAAAAATCTTTAGAGCTTTTTGCATACAGTATTCTGCTACCTCTGCTATTGTTGTTTGGGTATACTCTTTTAGAAACCGTTTGGATAGCTGAAAACAGAACAAGTACTTTGGGTAATATGTTTTTCGTTTTTTTAGGCTTGATGATCCTTGTAATAGGGACAAACATATTTGTAATGTTTAAAAAAGGAAAATATGATAAAATCCAAAAATAA
- a CDS encoding OmpA family protein has translation MKILKILAVSAMALGMTSCVSKKQYDALSSNYKQCIENIGERQREIQDLKSQNSALSGENSLLKSQHDALKSSLDACLSNTGKSSANIDKLVGEINASNSYIKQLISNNAKNDSLNLALSNKLKRSLDNVTDEDVQVKVLKGVVMISLSDKMLYKTGDYNILPAAQEVLGKVAKVINDYDKYSVLIEGNTDNAPLSSANLPRDNWDLSALRGTAVAKVLQTQFGVDPSRITAGGRSEYNPKATNMSVSGRAENRRTEIIIMPKLDEFMKLMDIAPKK, from the coding sequence ATGAAGATATTAAAAATTTTAGCAGTTTCTGCGATGGCGTTGGGAATGACATCTTGTGTCAGCAAAAAACAGTATGATGCACTAAGTTCGAACTACAAACAGTGCATTGAAAATATTGGCGAAAGACAAAGAGAGATTCAGGATCTGAAATCTCAAAACTCCGCATTATCCGGTGAAAATAGTTTACTAAAAAGCCAGCATGATGCTCTGAAGTCATCTTTAGATGCATGCTTATCCAATACAGGAAAAAGCTCTGCAAATATTGATAAACTGGTAGGTGAGATTAATGCTTCAAACTCATACATCAAACAATTGATTTCTAATAATGCTAAAAATGACAGTCTGAATTTAGCATTGTCAAATAAACTGAAAAGATCTTTGGATAATGTAACCGATGAAGATGTTCAGGTAAAAGTATTGAAAGGAGTTGTAATGATTTCCCTTTCAGATAAAATGTTGTACAAAACAGGAGATTATAACATTCTGCCCGCAGCTCAGGAAGTACTAGGAAAAGTAGCTAAAGTGATCAACGATTACGATAAATATTCCGTACTTATTGAAGGGAATACTGATAATGCTCCTTTGAGCTCTGCTAATTTACCAAGAGACAACTGGGATCTTTCTGCATTGAGAGGAACTGCGGTTGCTAAGGTGCTGCAAACTCAGTTTGGTGTAGATCCTTCAAGAATTACAGCTGGAGGTCGTTCAGAATACAATCCTAAAGCAACGAACATGAGTGTTTCAGGAAGAGCAGAAAACAGAAGAACTGAAATTATCATTATGCCTAAGCTTGATGAGTTTATGAAACTGATGGATATTGCTCCTAAGAAATAA
- a CDS encoding O-methyltransferase, whose translation MSFFEEKNPEMDRYLETHASSEPEILKRLRKETFQKTTQPHMISGYQQGRLLTIISQMLRPVNILEIGTFTGYATLCLATGLSKEGKITTLDVNEDLAYLPRKYFSESEFSEQIYFKLQDAKDFLKETNEIFDLVFIDADKDNYAEYFRLIKPHTQSGSVVLFDNVLWYGKVLEENPKQRSTEVIKELNDLIAKDEDFENLILPLRDGVNFLRRK comes from the coding sequence ATGAGTTTTTTTGAAGAAAAGAACCCGGAAATGGATAGGTATCTGGAGACCCACGCTTCTTCCGAACCTGAAATTCTGAAGAGATTAAGAAAAGAAACTTTCCAGAAAACAACACAGCCGCATATGATATCCGGTTATCAGCAGGGAAGGCTTTTAACGATTATTTCCCAGATGCTGCGGCCAGTAAATATTCTTGAAATAGGAACTTTTACGGGATATGCCACCCTTTGTTTAGCTACGGGCTTATCCAAAGAAGGAAAAATTACAACATTGGATGTTAATGAAGACCTGGCTTACCTTCCAAGAAAGTATTTTTCTGAAAGTGAATTTTCGGAGCAGATCTATTTTAAACTTCAGGATGCAAAAGACTTCTTAAAAGAAACAAATGAGATTTTTGATCTTGTTTTTATCGATGCAGATAAGGATAATTATGCAGAATATTTCAGATTAATAAAACCCCATACCCAATCCGGATCAGTGGTATTGTTTGATAATGTTCTATGGTACGGTAAAGTATTGGAAGAAAACCCAAAACAAAGATCTACCGAGGTCATTAAAGAATTAAATGATTTGATTGCAAAAGATGAAGATTTTGAAAATCTTATTTTACCTTTGCGTGATGGGGTTAATTTCCTTCGAAGGAAGTAA